Below is a window of Molothrus aeneus isolate 106 chromosome 14, BPBGC_Maene_1.0, whole genome shotgun sequence DNA.
tggcaggagcttGGAACAAGAtaggctttaaggtcccttccagcccaaaccaatccattattccattattttgtgaaattccattaatttccccaaatttaGTCTATTTTACCCATGCCTGCATCTGGGGATGTACCAGTCCTTAGTTCGAtcttttccttgcattttccctccctgctcagttGAAGAGGGAGTGATGCAGTAGCTTTGGGGGCACCTGGCCAGGGTGAGCCTCCACAAAGGTGGGTGTCATCAACCCTCAAAAAGGTGGATCACAACTACAACTGCACCCCGAGAGAACCCCTGCCAGCGGAGGGCTCAGACAGGGTGTGGGGGCAAAGGGAGGCATATGGGGGGACTGCAGGAGGAGTTGTGTGGGGCGTGGGTGTACGGGGGGCTCTAGGAGGGGCTGCTGACTGCATTGGGCTGTGAGGGGGCACTCTGGGAGGGGCTACAGGAGGAGGGGGGGGTGTGTGGAGGGGCTATACCTGGTGTGCGGGTATCATGTCACAGCCCCACACGTCTGTGGTACCATAGGAGGGGCACATCCTCTGAACCTGTTCCAGCCCTGTTGGCTGCAGCCTCTCGCCCCAGCCAGGTTCTCCTGCGGCCCCCGCTTCTGGCGCTATGTGGGGCCAGCACTCCCCTCCGGTGCTTCTTcagggggagcaggagctgcagcctcgtCCCCGCAGCCCGGCTGCCGAGCTCTGCGGTGCAGGGAGGAcgccccagcccatccctggggaggCATCACTGGGCAcaccctgcctgccagggcacCTCAGGGATCCTGGCAGCATCCCGGTGCCACCGCCGGCTTCCGCATTCCTGCGGCCGCACGCCCGCCCCGCGTCCTGTTTGCCGGGCGCGTCTCCCCGGCCTGAGTCACCCGCGGCCTCTGCAGGTGACGGAAGGCCAACAATAGCCCACAAAGGGAGGATGTCCCCCCAAAGCCTTCCTCCGGCTCGTCTTCGAGGAAACCTCCCGCGGGAGGGACGGGCCCCACCGGACGCACGGCGGCCAAGGAGCTTCGTCCTGTTGACGCTGGCTCGGAGCGACACGCGGCCCTGGGGTCCCCGGGGACGGCCCGTGCCACCCCCGGGCTGGGCCAGGAGGGGGCTGCCATTGCGGGTGATGGCACCGGGAATGGCGCTGGGtgtgagggcacagcagggtgcAGCTCAAAGGGCAGGAATAAAGGTGGGGCGGGGGGGGCCTCGCCGTGGGGACCTGCTGGGATGCAGCTGTGGGGTGATGGGTGCACCCCCATCCCCGGCCCCGGCAGGAACCAGGCAGAGAGGACGAAACCCCATTAACGCCTCTCACTAATGAACAGGATGGCAGCAAAGTGCTGTCTGACTGTCCCCAAGACATCCTTGGGAATCTGCGTAACAATGACAGCAGCTTTGGTGTCCCTctcccacctgtccctgtctTGTCCCTGATGGGGACCCCGCCCTGCCCCTTTCTGGGTTCCTCTCGCAGAGCAGGGACCAGCGGGTGATGCCAGACACAGCCCGAGAGATTCGTGACATGAGCGTTCAGGCCTCAGTCGGAGGGAGCGGATGGCCAGGGGTTCCcccggcgctgctgctgccggaGCTGCAGGTTAGTTAGGAACaggacagtgggacaggggacaggacagTGGGACACGGGACAGAGGTCTGCGGCTCCACGGCGCAGTCCTGGTGCCACCTCGTGGTGAGCAGGGTCTCAGTGCCACAGCTGGACAGCCGGAGCGGTGTCACCGCGGGTGGAATGGTGACACTGCTGGACAGGCAGGCGTGGACACACTGTacagtgtggggacacagcCGGACAGtccctgaggggacacagccggACAGtcagagcagtgacacagccagACAGTCACTGCAAGGGCAGGGTTAACACCTGTGTGCCCAACAGGCCATGAAGTGCCACTGGGAAGAGGCAGCAGCTTGGAGGGTTCATGGTCCCCACACAGATCCAGCTTTGTCCAGCCTTGAGCTGAGCCTGTGACAGCTGGGGTGCAGGGACCCCAGGCCCAGGAAGAGGAGGTCACATCCCAAAGATCTTCATGGGCTGTGATGAGTAATGATCCTGTAGGAAGTgctctgggagggtggggatATGAATCTGTGGGGACAATTGTTTTGGCAGATCAAGGCAGGgtagttttaaattaaagagTGTTGGTGTGGATTAGATAGAGGGAGGAAAATCTTCCCTATGAAGTGGGGGGGGGGCCCTGGCAGAGgttccccagagcagctgtggctgccccatcgctggcagtgcccaaggccaggctggaaggggcttggagccacctggaatagtggaagctgtccctgcccatggcagggggtcaAAACGAGAGGATCTCTAATGTCCTTTCCAGACCCAACCAATCTGTGACTCCATGACCTGGGTGGGGATGTGCATTCAGCCCTGGAGAtctgtgtctgtgccagggatggacaCCTCCAATGCCCGTGGCAGCAGGtctgcccctctcccagcccttctcTCCACAAGCAGTCATTAAAGCCGCTGGAGGAAGTACCTGTGCAAGCAAAGTGACAGCCTCGGGGTCAAGGCTCCTTATCATGAAGATAATGAGGTTTTAGCAAGGCAGATGCACGGAGGTGCGGAGCTGATGGGCCTGGAGGGACAAAGGGCACATCCCAGCAGAATCCTCATGTGGAGCACAGGTCCCTgtgcagcctcagcagagctgctggtccTGGGCATTGAACAGGGGCTGGTGCCCACCTGCATGGCTCCATGTCCTGTGGAGGAGGACAGATGGCTTCAGGAGCTGATTGGCTTGGGGGGCATCTGGCCCTCACCCCAGAGATCCCCTGTCAGCTCTCCACAGATCCAAAACACGGGGGTTCCTCAGGAACCAAAGCCTTTCCCTGACCTCTCCCTGGCCATCAGGCGGTGCCAGGCTTAGCTGGCACACTCCCacttctgctcctgcaggatctTTGGACTTTGTGCTGattttgctgtttgcttttatttagcAGCGGAATTCACTTTTCAAAGGGACAACAAACCCTGCTCCCCACGCCCTGTATCTGCTGCGGCCTCATCCCTCCCATTCCGCATCCCTCTGACCCCAGGGCAAAGGCACAGGAGGAGGGACCTGTCACGCTCAGTGTCCCCTCGGTGCCCCGTCGCGCCTGGCCAGGGCAGCCATGTCCCCCCCGCTCTGGATCGCAGCCTGGGCGCTCCTGCTCCACGGTATGGCACAGGGTGGGCGGGGCGCTGGGGTGGGACGGCGCAACTGGGGTCCCCCAGGAGCCAGACGTGGGGAACGTGGGAtgtcccagccacagctctgggtgAAGCAGAGGTGGGTCCACCCCGGGGTAGGAGCCAGACTGTATCACGGGGCTCACCCTTCCCAGCTGCCTCAGGGATGGGCCCGGGGCAGGTGACAGGTAAGAACAGACCCCCCAGGGTGCAGACACCTGGTACCCAAGACCTCTCATGCTGAGGATGACCCCATCATGCATTGTCCCACGGACCCAAGCTGTGTGCCCTTGGCCCAAAGTGAGAGGCCAGGTGCCAGCTGGTGATGGAGAGCCCAGGGAGTGGCAGTGGAACCACACGtcgagcagccctgggcagagatCAGGTCCAGCTGGACATGGCCCCACCATCAGCCAGTTCCTtctgcagccccagtgctgggatgctccaggcaggctcctgccagcccctctgtgctctgtgctgggcaccagATGCTCTCTGTGATGATCCCACAGGCAACAAAGGGAGATTTACCTCCTCTTGAACCAGGGGATGACGTTGCTTTTCATCCACCATTCCTGGAGCTAAAACCACTGGGTTTTGCAAAAAGCCCCAAGCTTGGCTGGCTGGTGTTTGGGGCTGGGGACGAGGGTCACAGCTGCCTGGTGCAGTTCCGGGCGGGAGCAAAGGTCCAGCAagcccccaggctgcagcctgagGCTCCCGGGTGTTGCTGtgcccccaggctgtgctgcagggcggGCGCCACAGGCTCCTTCCACCAGGAATGACATCCGGGACTGCTCCGCGGACCCACCGGTGAGCCCCGCCTTGCTCCCCCTCCCTGTTCCTGGCACCCCCGGCACAGGgtcccccccagtcccagcacgtctccctgtgccaccagtACCTGCCACCAACGGCCACCAACACGACGGCGCGTCTGGCCGTGCTGCGGGACATCCTGCGGACCCACGGCGTCCACGCCTACATCGTGCCCTCCACGGATGCCCACATGGTAAGGTGGGAGTCCCCTGCACCCCTGGAGACCcgctccctgcccacagccacctCTCACGGCTCCATCCCGGCTCCAGAGCGAGTACATCTCCGAGCGGGACGCCCGGCTGGGCTGGCTCACTGGTTTCACCGGCTCCGCAGGTGAGGGCATCCCCCAAACCCTCGGGTCGCTGCTCGGGGGCTGGCACCAGCCTGCTGGTTCTCATTCCTGGGGATCCGTGCTCACGGCATGGTCCCATTCCCTGAGAGCCGCTGGGAGTTCCCTGccggctgcagggacagagaaaGAGGTgacccctgagccccctcccctgtcccaggcacCGCTGTGGTGACGCGGGACAAGGCTGCCCTGTGGACTGACAGCCGCTACTGGACCCAGGCAGAGCGGGAGCTGGACTGCaactgggagctgcagaggacaAGTCAGTGGGGGCAGGATGGGGCCCTTCTGagtctccctgctcccagggacctccccagcccctgccacagCCTTCTCTTGGCTCCGCGTGGGTTGGGATGCAGTGGAAATTCGCGATGCCACCCAGTTCTCTCCTGCAGCCTCGATCGAGTCCATCGGGATGTGGATCCTGAAGGTGGTTCCTGCGGAGGGGAACGTCAGTTTGGaccccttcctcttctccatCGGTAGGGCTGGCTGACACTGGGGGTCACCCTGCCCACGGGAGGGCAGCCCCTGGGTATGAATTTACCAGGAGCCCAAACCTGCGGGCTGTTCACCCCCCAGACACCTGGAACAGCTACAGCCGGGCTCTGCACGGCTCCAGCCGGACCCTGCTCCCCCTCGAGACCAACCTTGTTGATCAGGGATGGGGTGACCAGAGaccccctccctcctccagcgAGATCTACAGCCTCCCAGCAGAGTTCACAGGTCTGACCCCAGCCTCCCGCagctcacccacagcacccccagcctggggccGCGGTGGGCCGTGCCCTGAGCCGACCACTTGCCCGACTcgcagggagcagctggcaggagaAGGTGGCCGGGATCCGGCAGCGGATGGAGCAGCACGTGCGGCGCCCCACAGCCGTGCTGCTGTCGGGGCTGGAGGAGACGGCCTGTAAGAAGGCACGGTGCCGtggggccatggcaggggcCGTGGGCTCAAAGTCTGAGGGTGGGAGGGCAGTGACAGTCGCGGATGCAGAGCTCTCGTTCCCGGCAGGGCTCTTCAACCTCCGCGGAGATGACATCCCCTACAACCCTGTCTTCTACTCCTACACCCTCCTGACCGACACAACCATAAGGTgggcagcacatccctgtgggcacagggctTGGAGCGGGCCCACCACCCACCCCCCCTTCCAGCCTTCCTTTTCTGAGCCAGCCCCCATGGGACCCTCCTCTCAGCCCCGTTGCCCCTTATCCCCAGAGTGACTCCATCCTGCCATGCCCAGCCCCACTGACTGTCCTTCTGAGCCACACATCTTTCCCAATCCGCCCCCCCACTCCCAGCCCACTCCAGGGTACGGCACACTCCCTTTCCTCACAGCCTGAGtttctcccattcccagcccagcatcccctcACAGCCGCCCAggtccctcctctctgctggcgTGGCCGGAGTTGGAGggaccaaaggcagcaggtgACCACCATGTCTGTGCCGCCTCAATCCCGCTCCCTCCGCAGCCTGTTCGTGGAGCAGTCCCGGCTCTCGGTACAGGCGCGGCAGTCCCTGCGCTCGGGCTGCCCGGGGCCGCTGTGCGTGGAGCTGCAGGAGTACGGGCAGGTGAGCGCCCACCTGCGCCGCTACGCCCAGGGCAACGTCACCGTGTGGCTGGGCACCGAGTACACCACCTACGGCCTCTACGCCATCATCCCCCAGGTGGGCACCGAACCTGCCATGGGGCATGCGGGTCCTGCAGGCTCGGGGACGGCCCCGTGTCACCGCGTTGTGGCCGCACTTGGCGCCTGAGGGGACAGGTAGCTATgtcaccttctgcctgccctcacaggagaagctgctggaggagagctACTCGCCTGTGATGATGGCAAAAGCTGTGAAAAACGCCCATGAGCAGGAGATGCTGCGAGCCGCCCACGTAAGGGCTGTCCCCGTCCCCACAGTGCCCTACAGAATCAGGGGGAGAGCGGAGGAAGCAGGGTGCTGATGCCCCCCACCGCTGTCACTGCGCACCCCCAGGTCCGGGATGCAGTGGCTGTCATCCAGTACCTGCTGTGGCTGGAGAACACAGTCCCGCAGGGGCAGGTGGACGAGTTTTCGGGGGCTCAGCGCATCGATGCATTTCGCTGGTCAGTGCTGCCCCCCGGGCCTGCCCTGCCCACGGAAGGGCAGCCGGGCACCCTCAGcaccctccttcctccctgctgccttccaggGCCCAGGAGCACAGCCGTGGGCCCAGCTTCGAGTCCATCTCAGCCAGCGGGCTCAACGCAGCACTGGCTCACTACAGGTAGGGCTGGAGCAGCggtgggcactgggcagggGGCAGTGGGCAATGGACAGCTGGGAGAGGGCTCTGACCCccctcccctcacagcccctccaACGGGAGCAGCCGGACACTGTCTGCGAGAGAGATGTATCTCTTTGACACCGGAGGGCAGTATCTGTATGTAGCCTTGAACAGAGACCCCCCCCACCACAGCCCACATCCAGGGGCCCCCAAAGCCAGCGCTGGGGCTGCATCAGCCCCATTCATGAGGCCCCTTTGCAGGGATGGGACAACAGACATCACTCGCACAGTGCACTGGGGCGAGCCCACCCCTCTCCAGAAGGTACCAGCCCCTCCCATGTCAGCCAAcatccccctgcactgcccagggcaaCCCTGAGATGCCCAGCATACCCCTACACTGCCCAGCACTCCCTATGGCACTCAGCATCACAGtcctggccagggctggatgTGCAGGGGTGGGTGTCTGGGTAGCCCCACACTCACCCCCTGCCATGCCCTACAGGAAGCCTACACCCGTGTGCTGATGGGCAACATTGACCTCTCCCGCCTCGTCTTCCCATCCAACACAGCAGGTGGGTGCCAAACCCAGCAttggccctgcacagaacccCTGACACAGGGTGCAGGATGGCACAGGGGAGCCCCATAGACTCCTTGGCCTCCATCTCACCTCTTCATTCCCCAGGGAGAACGGTGGAGTCCTTCGCCCGCCGGGCACTCTGGGATGTTGGACTCAACTATGGCCATGGGACTGGCCACGGCATTGGCAACTTCCTCTCAGTCCATGAGTGTAGGTGCCACCAGCACTGGCGCTGGGCATGTGGGCTGAGCTacggggacagggatgaggacAGGAGCTCACTGGGGgcttcccagcagagcctctATAACAGGCAGAGAAATCCCCGCTTGCAACATCTTGTGGTCTTTGCCAGGGTGGCCCCATCATCCTTGCTGAGGTGGTCCCAAGGTCCTTACTGGGATGATCCTTGTCCTTGTAGTGGTCCTTGCCATGGTGGCCCCATAGTCCTTGCCTTGGTGGCTCTGTGGTCCTTGCTGGGGTGTCCTTGTGTTGGCCCCGTGGTTCTCTCTGGTGTGGCACCTTCACCCttgctggggtgtccctgcagcacctgccatTCACAGAGCTCTAACCCACCTCATGTCCCTGCAGGGCCCGTGGGTTTCCAGTCCAACAACGTGCCACTGGAGGCCGGCATGTTCACCTCCATTGGTATGTCCCAGCACCCTGACCAGCACGCCAGCTCTCCAGGACAAccgcagggacagagcccaaCCAGGGATGGGCTGTCAACTCTCAGCCCACTCAGGGCcagatccagccctgctggggtgggctgggggagctgctggggctgggagctcacCAGGCACGTTCCCGGCCCTCAGAGCCCGGGTATTACCAGGATGGCGAGTTCGGGATCCGCATCGAGGATGTCGCCCTCGTGGTGGAGGCACAGACTGAGGTAAGGCAATGGGGAGGGGGTGACAGGGGTGGCACACCATGGGCCTGCATTGAGTCAGGGGTGGAGGCACCTCCAAGGGGGTAGGGGACGTGCAATGACACCTCTCTGTGGCAGCACCAGAGCGGGGAGAAGCCTTTCCTGACCTTCGAGGTGGTGTCCCTGGTGCCCTATGACCGCAACCTCATCGACCTCAgcctcctgtccccagagcaggtACGGCTGTGTGCTTGGGGTGAGCAGGGATGCAAGGTCAGCACAGGGGCTTAGGGGGTGGATGCAGGAAAAACCAGGACCGTGGCATGAGGCTGGAGTGGGTAAATGAGGACAGAGCAAGAATGCGTGCATGGATGAAGAGGGGCAatgagctctgcaggtggggtcagTGGTCAGAGTGTGGGGCAGCTGGACGGGGAAGGCCAAAGGCAGGAGCGACACCCAGGCCGACAGCTCCCCGTGGTGCCTGGCTGCAGATCCGGTACCTGAACTCCTACTACGAGAGGATCCGGGCACACGTGGGGCCGGAGCTGCGGCGGCAGCGGCTGGAGGCGGCGTATgtctggctgcaggagagcacCGAGCCCTTCCCGGTGAGCAGCGCCGGCACCGCCGGCACCGCCGCGGGCTTGCTGGCCCTCGCCTCGCTGCTCTCGGTGCTGCTCAGCGGGCTGGGCGCCTGATCCCGCACCCGTGGCCCCACTCCCCtactcccccacccccccaccaCGGCCGGGTCTTCCCCCGCCctcacttccttttttttggtgtattCTATTTGCTCGTCTGTGATTAAACATGAGCAAGGCGGGCCCTGCTGTGCCCGATGTGCTGCGCGCTGCCTCGCCGGCCAGTTAGGGCTGGAGTCCCGCCCTCAAGCCCACCCCTGTGACCCTGCTTGTGCCATCTTGTCCAGCCCTGAGGCGACCAAGCCAACGGCGACAGTGAGGAGATGGATTTGGGCAGATTATAATTCTGGGGCAAAAGCTGGAGGATTTGGTGTGAGAAGATGCAGGGCAGCCAACCATGGATGTCCCCGCGGGTGCTAGCAGCGGGGTGACCATGAGCACATCCCACCTGGGTGTGATGCCGAGCCGGGAGGACCTGCGGATACAGGGGACATCCCAGACCAAGTGTACCGCATAGGGCTTGGCTACCATGTCCCAGCAGGATGAGCAGGCACGGGGGTGGGCACGACGGAGGGGTTGGGGTTTGTCACTTTCTCCATGGCGGGGACACACGATGCCCATGTGCAGATGGCCAAAGGGCAACATCACCGAGGGGCGGCAGCACTGCCGAGGGGAGGCAGGGCACGGGCAGCATCACCGAGGGGCGGCACGGCCGAGCAGTGTCAGGGCGCAGGCACCGTCCCCACCCAGgggccccgggcagggcagcagctcgcTGGAGGgtttccttcctcctgccccagcccgcGCTTCGCCAGCCACCCCGAGCACGGCTGCAAGCGCCTCTCATGTGACCGCCGGCTTCCTGTGCGCTCCCGGCTCGGTGCCGGTGCCGCGGGACGAGACGGGACGGGCCGGGCCGCGCTCGCCGCTGCTGGACGCTGAGCCCTCGCCACCGGCCCCAGGCCATGCTGCGCCGCAAGCCTTCCAACGCCGGCGACAAGGAGCCGGGACACAGGAAGGTGAGTCCTGGCGGAATCCAGGAGCCCTCAGCACCGCAGACATCCCGGCGCATCCAGAGCTGTCCGAGCCTGGGCTGCCGTGGGATGCTGAGCAGgaaggctggggcagggccccGGGGGCTGGGATCGCACGGCAGCTGCCCTGCCATCAGTTCGTCTCTGCTGCCATCAGCCACCGTGGCCTCGCCAGTGCGTGGTCCTGGCCTTGTCTGCCTCCCACTCTGCCTGCCATCCTGTTGGGACCTGTGGCTGGGATGCACAGCCCCCGGGATCCACATGGGTGCCAGCTCAGGTGCCGGTGGGACGcgcagagctctgctgggggCGGCTGTGCCCCCCGCCCCGCCATGGCCTCCCCGGGCGTGGGCGGCCGCCTGTCATTTCCTGGGGGCCATGGCTGCGGTGGCGGCTGTGCAGCTCTTGCGCAGCAAGGTGCTGCGGTCGGGGCCGCAGCTTCGTCACGTGCGCCAGCCGCTTCCTCCGGCAGCCCTGTTGCGAGGTGCGAGccacaggagcacagctgccagTGCCACGGCCTCTCGAGAGCCCCCTGCGTGCCACGGCCGTGTGCCACCCTGTGGCTGAAGTCTGGAGGCTGAAGTCACCAGTGGGGGCCAAAACTGGCTCCTCATCCCCCGCCAGGTCTCGCACCAGCTGGCATTTCAGCTCTTGCCAAGCTTTGCTGGGCTGGCATCAGCATCAGCAAGTCACCAC
It encodes the following:
- the XPNPEP2 gene encoding xaa-Pro aminopeptidase 2, which produces MSPPLWIAAWALLLHGCAAGRAPQAPSTRNDIRDCSADPPYLPPTATNTTARLAVLRDILRTHGVHAYIVPSTDAHMSEYISERDARLGWLTGFTGSAGTAVVTRDKAALWTDSRYWTQAERELDCNWELQRTTSIESIGMWILKVVPAEGNVSLDPFLFSIDTWNSYSRALHGSSRTLLPLETNLVDQGWGDQRPPPSSSEIYSLPAEFTGSSWQEKVAGIRQRMEQHVRRPTAVLLSGLEETAWLFNLRGDDIPYNPVFYSYTLLTDTTISLFVEQSRLSVQARQSLRSGCPGPLCVELQEYGQVSAHLRRYAQGNVTVWLGTEYTTYGLYAIIPQEKLLEESYSPVMMAKAVKNAHEQEMLRAAHVRDAVAVIQYLLWLENTVPQGQVDEFSGAQRIDAFRWAQEHSRGPSFESISASGLNAALAHYSPSNGSSRTLSAREMYLFDTGGQYLDGTTDITRTVHWGEPTPLQKEAYTRVLMGNIDLSRLVFPSNTAGRTVESFARRALWDVGLNYGHGTGHGIGNFLSVHEWPVGFQSNNVPLEAGMFTSIEPGYYQDGEFGIRIEDVALVVEAQTEHQSGEKPFLTFEVVSLVPYDRNLIDLSLLSPEQIRYLNSYYERIRAHVGPELRRQRLEAAYVWLQESTEPFPVSSAGTAGTAAGLLALASLLSVLLSGLGA